A region from the Williamwhitmania sp. genome encodes:
- a CDS encoding succinate dehydrogenase cytochrome b subunit produces MGNIFSSSIGKKLVMSISGLFLLLFLALHLTINLLLLVGPDAFNIAANFMGTNPIIKIMEPLLGLGFVIHITYATIITLRNQTARPQGYKTVDQSQASSWQSRNMYVLGLIVFTFLVIHISNFFWQLKFGAVPTVTVDGVEMHNTYLLVSSLFTTVWWINPLYIIGALALGYHLSHGFWSAFQTIGWNNSVWIKRLKVVSYLYAIVIAGGFSVISLYFWLLA; encoded by the coding sequence ATGGGAAATATCTTTAGCTCGTCCATCGGGAAAAAGTTGGTAATGAGTATTTCCGGCCTTTTCCTTCTCCTGTTTCTGGCGTTGCATCTCACCATAAACCTGCTGCTGCTGGTTGGGCCCGATGCATTTAACATAGCCGCAAACTTTATGGGAACCAACCCCATTATCAAGATCATGGAGCCACTCCTAGGTCTAGGGTTTGTAATTCACATTACCTATGCAACCATTATAACGCTAAGGAACCAGACCGCTCGTCCTCAGGGTTACAAGACTGTTGACCAGAGCCAAGCCAGTTCTTGGCAAAGTCGTAACATGTACGTGCTAGGACTCATTGTATTTACGTTTTTGGTAATTCACATCTCCAACTTCTTCTGGCAGCTGAAGTTCGGTGCCGTGCCTACAGTTACTGTCGATGGCGTTGAAATGCACAATACTTATCTGCTAGTTTCTTCGCTTTTTACTACGGTATGGTGGATCAACCCGCTTTACATTATTGGTGCATTGGCCTTGGGATACCACCTGTCGCACGGCTTTTGGTCGGCATTCCAAACCATTGGCTGGAACAACAGCGTTTGGATTAAGCGGTTGAAGGTGGTTTCCTACCTATATGCCATTGTGATTGCCGGTGGTTTTAGCGTAATAAGCCTCTACTTCTGGCTGCTAGCCTAG